The window CTCCTGTGGATCCCGCTCCGGCAGATGCCAGGGGTCGGAACCATCGCCAACGCCGTGCTTGTGGGGCTCTTCGCCGATCTTGGGCTCTGGCTCATTCCGGAGTTCTCACACCTGGGCGGACAGATCGCCATGCTCGCAGGTGCCGTGATCCTCAATGGCATCGCCTCTGCTTGCTACATCGGTGCCCGTCTTGGACCCGGCGCCCGCGATGGGCTGATGACTGGACTTGTCCGCCGGACCGGGTGGTCGGTGCGGCTTGTCCGCACGGGCATCGAAGTGGTTGTCCTCGCCGTGGGCTTCCTCCTGGGCGGTTCCGTCGGTGTTGGTACGGTGGTCTACGCCCTGGCTATCGGCCCGATTGTGCAGGTACTGCTTCCAAAGTTCATGGTGCCGGAACGTCCAAAGGCAACGGCCCCCACGGAAGCCGTGGAGGCCGCATCGGCTGCTTAGCCCTTGCCTGAGATCGCCCGTCTAACGGCACGCCTCCAAATCCTCGCCGTACTCCAACCAGTCCGGCAGGTCCTCACTGAAGGCGTCGCGGATGGCGGGCGATCCCGCGCTCCGCCAGTCGACGTCGTCGTTAATCTCGATCTCGTACTTCTTCCACTCAAACCAATTGATCATCTTCAATTGCGGGTAATTTTGATGGGTTTCAGCGGAGAATACCTGACGCCACCACGCCTGCTTCACGTCCACTTCGGAGGCACCGTCACGGGCCGGGGTGAAGATGGCAGCCGTCTCCGGAATGGCCACCGGCTTGTTGTGGTCCACCCCGTACACCTGATAGAAATCCGGGACGGAACTGTCGTCGCCGGCGGTGCCGCTGTAAGTGCCGGTCAGCATGGCCAGGAACTTGCCCGGCTCCGAGACATCGTTGTTACCCCAGGGCCGCTGATTGCCCCAGTGATACAGGGAAACTCCCACCCAATCCACGGCGTCGTCCCCTGGGTAGTAGGGCGCGTAGGTGTCATCGGCCATGGTGAGGGCGCCATCATGGTCTGTGTCCAGCGCCGCGAAATCCGGACTGCCCGGACGCGCCGCAAACTGGCCACCCGTAAACGGGTAGCCGCCACCGTAGTTCGGGGCCCACATCATGGACGTCCCCGGTGCCTGCGAATGCACGGCAGCGGCCACCCTCCGGAACACCTCCACATAACGCAGCGGCTGCTGGCCCCAGGAATACCAGGAACCGTTCATCTCATGCGCCAAACGTACGACGACGGGCGTCCCCTGATCGTTGATGGCCCGTAAGTCGGTGGCGAGTTTGGCGATCACTTCCTCACTCAAAGTCTCCAAGCCGCCGTGCGGTTCGAGCGTCAGGAGCAACACGCCGCCCGTTGGGCGGACCTGGGTGACGGCGTTGGTGGTGTGCGCCCACGTTTCGTCGTCGTAGGGGATATCCGAGAACTGCACTACCACCGCCGGATCATGGCCGAGATTTTCCCGGTGCTCGGACAAGGTCTCCGAGTCCCAATCCAGGTTCACGCCCAGAAGCACGCCATCCTTGGGGATCATGGTGGAAGCATCCCCGGCCCGGCAGAGGGACAAAGCCTGGACTACCGGGACCACCTCCTGGGAAGCAAAACTCAAACCCGTGGCAGCCAGGGCAGTGACCACCAAAGGGATGAGCAGGCTGGCCCGCCGGCGTTTTGTGTTCGGGTGTCCCGTGAAAGTGGGAGGAGCCGGCGCCACGGTCAGCCCCAGCCCAGGGAACGACGGCGACGCCCGAAGAGGCTCCGCCAACTCAAGCGAGGCGCAAGCCCGCGTGGCCGCACAAGTGCTGTGCCGCCGTCGACCGCATCTTGACGGTTTGCATAGACGCGGGCCACGTGACCCAGATGGGCTTGGAGGCGGGTTTCCTGCAGCTCGCTGGAATGACCGAAAAGGCGGAGATCGCCGCCGCGCAACCGGAGAAGGTGCAACACCTCAAGCAGCCCTACGACGCCTGAGGCTCCCACGGATGTCACGGCACCGACATCCACCAGCACCAGGATGGGACCGTCCGCGGCGGCCTTGGCGGACGAGTGGCGAACGGCGAGAACGGTAGTGGCGTCCAAAGCGCCGGTAAGGGTCATCTCCAGACTCGTCAGATCCGCCGTCTTCTTCTGTGCGGAGTAAATGGTCATTGGGGCAGGGGAGAGCATGGACATGGGGGTCGCTCCTTGCTGGGGGATGGAACGGCGTGTGATTGCTGTCAGTGTTTAGATGCGGAGGCAGTGCCAAGGACGCTGGTGAGCTCCTTCGGGGTGGGCATCGGTTCCTTCAGATTTTCGCCGGGACCCCGGTACCTTGCCGCGCCGATCACCACGCTCAACAGCGCCAGGTCCAATGCAACCCAGGCAAGCGTGATGAGGGTGGGATACAGCGGCGCTTCCCCGAACGTCACTCGGGCAATGCCGATGAGCGAGGACACAACGAGCAATGCCATGGCTGCCATTTGCAGCCTGACATGCTGAAAACCGCGTCCTGCAGCCTGCCTGCTCTTGGCCGTCACCGAGAACGTGAGGTGCTTGCCAAGGAAGACCGCCGCCGCACCGGAACACGTGGCCGCTATCCAGGTGGGAAACAGCGCGAAGGACCATTGCTGGCCCCGCCACAGCCCCTTGGACCCGTTGCCCGCTACCTGGAAAAGCAGCTGGCACGAAACGAAAAAGGGCAGGAAAAGGCAGAAGAACACCACTGGACTGGCAGTCAGCGGATAGGTCCCAGCCACCAAGAACACCACAGGCGCTGCAATGTAGCTCAGGGCGGCGAAGCCATTCAGATAGCTCGTCATAGTGCCCAAATACATGAGCCGTTGGGCCACGGTGAGGCCCCGAAGCAAAACCGGATTATCACTAAAGAACACCTGCATGGTGCCGGCCGCCCATCGCTGCCGCTGCGAAAGCATGGTGGACACGTCCTCAGGGGCCAGTCCGTGAACCAGGACCTCGTGGTGGTAAACACTGCCCCACCCCATTGCGTGAAGGTGCATGGCCGTTGCCATGTCCTCGGTAATGGTGGTTGTATCCATGGGATGGATGGCCAAAGCCTGGTCCGTGTGCGCCACATCCACTGATTCCAGGACCGCGTCCAGTTCCGGCACCACATCGTCCATGGCATCGGGGAACGCCAACGCAGCCGTATGGAAGGCGACGCGGAGCTCGAAAGTGATCTCGGCGAGGACATCGCCCCTGCGCACCTGATGCTCCGCACGCGCCACTGCCTCCAAGGCCTGTTCTGCGACCGGCATGGCGGCAGGATGGCGCCTACCCAGTTCGCCATGGAGGTCCTGGAGCCTCGACCGGCCCCTGCGCAAAGCGCGCCACGTCTGCTCAGTGGCTGTCCGGGTGTACCGGGTCAGGCCCAGGGCCATCAGGGCTTCCCGGCGAAGGACAGCATTCGAACCGCAGAAGAACGCCGCGTCCCAACCGT is drawn from Arthrobacter sp. 31Y and contains these coding sequences:
- a CDS encoding STAS domain-containing protein, with amino-acid sequence MSMLSPAPMTIYSAQKKTADLTSLEMTLTGALDATTVLAVRHSSAKAAADGPILVLVDVGAVTSVGASGVVGLLEVLHLLRLRGGDLRLFGHSSELQETRLQAHLGHVARVYANRQDAVDGGTALVRPRGLAPRLSWRSLFGRRRRSLGWG
- the yczE gene encoding membrane protein YczE, with the translated sequence MMTRRITQLLIGLAMYGISLAMFIRAGLGLDPWDVFHQGVSEKTGFSIGVVVIAVSFLVLLLWIPLRQMPGVGTIANAVLVGLFADLGLWLIPEFSHLGGQIAMLAGAVILNGIASACYIGARLGPGARDGLMTGLVRRTGWSVRLVRTGIEVVVLAVGFLLGGSVGVGTVVYALAIGPIVQVLLPKFMVPERPKATAPTEAVEAASAA
- a CDS encoding glycosyltransferase — encoded protein: MGIYRQILVRILAVLVVSFGLIYISWRWSSTVAWDAWWISLPLVAAETYSLGESALYAVTMWNARRRPPPPPALPGRSVDVFIATYNEPLDLVLTTAIAARDMTYPHETWILDDGDRAEFAAAARQIGVGYITRGPEWDGRQRFAKAGNVNNALSVTTGEFVAIFDADQVPEPRFLDRVLGYFDAGEVAFVQTPQHFWNVPERDPLGSQAELFYGPIQQGKDGWDAAFFCGSNAVLRREALMALGLTRYTRTATEQTWRALRRGRSRLQDLHGELGRRHPAAMPVAEQALEAVARAEHQVRRGDVLAEITFELRVAFHTAALAFPDAMDDVVPELDAVLESVDVAHTDQALAIHPMDTTTITEDMATAMHLHAMGWGSVYHHEVLVHGLAPEDVSTMLSQRQRWAAGTMQVFFSDNPVLLRGLTVAQRLMYLGTMTSYLNGFAALSYIAAPVVFLVAGTYPLTASPVVFFCLFLPFFVSCQLLFQVAGNGSKGLWRGQQWSFALFPTWIAATCSGAAAVFLGKHLTFSVTAKSRQAAGRGFQHVRLQMAAMALLVVSSLIGIARVTFGEAPLYPTLITLAWVALDLALLSVVIGAARYRGPGENLKEPMPTPKELTSVLGTASASKH
- a CDS encoding glycoside hydrolase family 26 protein, with the translated sequence MGLTVAPAPPTFTGHPNTKRRRASLLIPLVVTALAATGLSFASQEVVPVVQALSLCRAGDASTMIPKDGVLLGVNLDWDSETLSEHRENLGHDPAVVVQFSDIPYDDETWAHTTNAVTQVRPTGGVLLLTLEPHGGLETLSEEVIAKLATDLRAINDQGTPVVVRLAHEMNGSWYSWGQQPLRYVEVFRRVAAAVHSQAPGTSMMWAPNYGGGYPFTGGQFAARPGSPDFAALDTDHDGALTMADDTYAPYYPGDDAVDWVGVSLYHWGNQRPWGNNDVSEPGKFLAMLTGTYSGTAGDDSSVPDFYQVYGVDHNKPVAIPETAAIFTPARDGASEVDVKQAWWRQVFSAETHQNYPQLKMINWFEWKKYEIEINDDVDWRSAGSPAIRDAFSEDLPDWLEYGEDLEACR